The Caballeronia sp. TF1N1 genome includes a window with the following:
- a CDS encoding tyrosine-type recombinase/integrase: protein MPLEALVIPAEIDGRDGTNRELRKHAQIEADSDLDAIRAWLSRFHATKTTFENYRKEAERLLLWSIVTLGKPLSSLSHEDCLRYQHFLADPQPAATWVAGGGRKHARSDARWRPFYGPLSPASQRQAVVILNALFSWLVQAGYLAGNPLALSRQRAKHAAPRITRYLEPALWQEVKDTIAAMPRETDRARAHASRARWLFTLLYLGGLRIAEVGGNHMGQFFVRRDADGTMRWWLTILGKGGKERLVPATREMMTELSRYRQHLGLSAMPSPSEDTPLVLPVGATAANDGTKTCAPLTRAALHSIVKDIFASAAARLRERDGASANADLLEKASAHWLRHSAGSHMADQKVDLRLVRDNLGHASLATTSLYLHMDDDRRHRETDEKHRIDW from the coding sequence ATGCCGCTTGAAGCGCTCGTAATTCCAGCGGAAATAGATGGCCGCGACGGCACGAACCGCGAGCTTCGCAAGCACGCGCAAATCGAGGCGGACAGCGACCTCGACGCCATCCGCGCTTGGCTGTCGCGCTTCCACGCAACGAAGACCACGTTCGAGAACTATCGCAAGGAAGCCGAACGCCTTCTGCTCTGGTCTATCGTGACGCTCGGCAAGCCGCTGTCGTCGCTCTCGCACGAGGATTGTCTGCGCTATCAGCACTTTCTCGCCGACCCGCAACCGGCGGCGACATGGGTCGCGGGCGGCGGGCGCAAGCATGCGCGCAGCGACGCGCGCTGGCGGCCGTTTTACGGGCCGCTATCGCCCGCGAGTCAGCGTCAGGCGGTCGTCATTTTGAACGCGCTGTTTTCGTGGCTGGTACAAGCCGGCTATCTCGCGGGCAATCCGCTCGCGCTGTCTCGTCAACGCGCAAAGCATGCCGCGCCGCGCATCACGCGTTATCTGGAACCGGCACTTTGGCAGGAAGTGAAGGACACCATCGCGGCCATGCCGCGCGAAACTGACCGCGCTCGCGCCCATGCGTCGCGCGCGCGTTGGCTCTTCACGCTGCTCTACCTCGGCGGCTTGCGTATAGCGGAAGTCGGCGGCAATCACATGGGGCAGTTTTTCGTGCGACGCGATGCGGACGGCACGATGCGCTGGTGGCTCACCATCCTCGGCAAAGGCGGCAAGGAGCGCCTCGTGCCCGCCACGCGCGAGATGATGACGGAGCTCTCGCGCTATCGTCAGCATCTGGGCTTGAGCGCAATGCCCTCGCCCAGCGAAGACACGCCGCTCGTGCTGCCCGTCGGCGCAACGGCCGCGAACGACGGCACGAAGACTTGCGCGCCGCTCACGCGCGCCGCGCTGCATTCCATCGTGAAAGATATTTTTGCGAGCGCAGCGGCCCGGCTCCGCGAACGCGACGGCGCATCCGCGAACGCGGACTTGCTGGAGAAGGCGTCGGCGCACTGGCTGCGTCACAGCGCCGGTTCGCATATGGCGGATCAAAAAGTCGATCTGCGGCTCGTGCGCGACAACCTTGGGCACGCATCGCTTGCCACGACGAGTCTTTATCTGCATATGGACGACGACCGGCGGCACCGCGAGACGGACGAGAAGCATCGCATCGACTGGTAG
- a CDS encoding SDR family oxidoreductase: protein MARELEGKVAVVTGAASGIGLASTNAMLAAGARVVLVDRDEAALTKLCAERGDAALALVIDLLDPKACATLAPRVIEMAGQIDILHANAGTYVGGDLVDADTSAIDRMLNLNVNVVMKNVHDVLPHMIGRNTGDIVVTSSLAAHFPTPWEPVYASSKWAINCFVQTVRRQVFKHGIRVGSVSPGPVISALLADWPEEKLREAKESGSLLDASEVANAILFMLTRPRGVTIRDVILMPTNFDL from the coding sequence ATGGCAAGAGAACTGGAAGGCAAAGTAGCCGTGGTGACGGGCGCGGCCTCGGGCATCGGGCTTGCCAGCACCAATGCAATGCTGGCGGCAGGGGCGCGCGTCGTGCTGGTGGACCGCGACGAAGCGGCACTGACGAAGCTCTGCGCCGAACGCGGCGATGCGGCGCTCGCGCTCGTCATCGACCTTCTCGACCCCAAGGCCTGCGCGACGCTCGCGCCGCGTGTCATCGAGATGGCGGGGCAGATCGACATCCTGCATGCGAACGCGGGCACTTACGTGGGCGGCGATCTCGTCGATGCCGACACGAGCGCCATCGACCGCATGCTCAATCTCAATGTCAACGTCGTGATGAAGAACGTGCACGACGTGCTGCCGCATATGATCGGCAGGAACACCGGCGACATTGTCGTGACGAGTTCGCTCGCGGCTCATTTTCCGACACCGTGGGAGCCGGTTTATGCGTCGTCGAAATGGGCCATCAACTGCTTCGTCCAGACCGTGCGGCGTCAGGTGTTCAAGCATGGTATTCGCGTCGGCTCGGTTTCGCCAGGGCCGGTGATCAGCGCATTGCTGGCCGATTGGCCGGAAGAGAAGCTCAGGGAAGCGAAGGAGTCGGGCAGTTTGCTCGACGCGAGCGAAGTCGCAAACGCCATTCTCTTCATGCTGACACGACCGCGCGGCGTGACCATTCGCGACGTTATCCTGATGCCGACGAACTTCGACTTATGA
- a CDS encoding EAL domain-containing protein has product MIFNIDKMRAIKRLIEPDAARGPSHVQGDSQEARLPPSLRRAMRRALEAHVMIPVFAVFLLAIIWVIVLQLVHTQRMAAEIAASELGRELADTYEAQLVRNLATIDQTLKTVQFAYETNGAASFKRLNDQGLLPSAIVFRVAIADANGQLAASNRSGMPLSVADEPWFIAQRQRQDDARAPYMSLVAPFEHADMPEIIFSRRLRDASGHFGGAVMLSLDPGYLTSNYDTARMGKHGLLAVLGADGVVRAQQIGDTVSWGQRYPDAALRAVRDTPVSNAVVHEWDNDAHRYTSVRELNGYALIALVGLDQDEQLADFRSRRRADFIWTSVLSLGVIAIAFILSRSSWQLAVSRRRERRAQQTYYAASESSIDAFLVFRDERGPAGEIEKFILTGTNRRGVEILGVARERLIGSTLDEAFVDARDGGVFDEFVEVAETLQVREHEWQYRRADGETLWLHRQVVPVEDGVVAIVRDLSARKRSEARRQEQSRILEMIAKSVPLEEVLVRVVSVLETQIPGSRCAVLLRDGTSNWLRVGAAPSMSERYREVVGQSRIDEDALLSGKAIHTRQTVCVIDVARDEALSRELARCGLADVMSCWAFPVLSHDGSALGVITLYMQEKHYPSEPESQAVALSTRIAGIAIQRSEAEERIRHMANHDALTGLPNRTLLSDRLKQVLLQAERYGRGVTVIFIDLDNFKLINDSLGHRAGDDLLRTVASRMVQSVRSTDTVVRLGGDEFVIVLLEDDQSGAGVTAMVERLRQTILQPAELQGQHYQVSCSMGLASYPNDGRDADTLLMNADAAMYHAKEMGRNNYQAYTADMNQKVHERLRYQEQLRHALANDEFRLVYQPQVDLETHRVFGVETLLRWEHPTEGLISPATFIPIAEETGLILPIGDWVLHAACRQNQAWQDEGLPPVTVAVNVSARQFLQKELVERVRHALDESGLDPQYLELEITESVIMQDLDGAIATMCRLQEMGVKLSIDDFGTGYSSLSALKHFPIARLKIDQSFVRELPGGDDDRAIVMAVISLGRQLDLNVIAEGVESEQQLKFLQENACSEIQGYRYSRPLTPDALKTLLLQPFEWPAEAA; this is encoded by the coding sequence ATGATCTTCAACATCGACAAGATGCGCGCGATCAAGCGGCTGATCGAACCGGACGCGGCGCGCGGGCCTTCGCACGTGCAAGGCGACAGCCAGGAAGCGCGCTTGCCGCCTTCGCTGCGCCGGGCCATGCGCCGCGCGCTCGAAGCGCACGTGATGATTCCGGTATTCGCGGTCTTTCTGCTGGCGATCATCTGGGTGATCGTGCTGCAACTCGTCCACACGCAACGCATGGCCGCCGAAATCGCCGCGAGCGAACTCGGCCGTGAACTCGCCGATACCTACGAGGCGCAACTGGTGCGCAATCTCGCGACCATCGACCAGACGCTCAAGACCGTTCAGTTCGCGTACGAGACGAACGGCGCCGCAAGCTTCAAGCGCCTCAACGATCAGGGGCTTCTGCCGTCCGCGATCGTGTTTCGCGTCGCTATCGCCGATGCAAACGGTCAGCTCGCCGCGTCGAACCGCTCGGGCATGCCGCTCAGCGTGGCCGACGAGCCGTGGTTCATCGCGCAACGTCAGCGCCAGGACGACGCGCGCGCGCCGTACATGAGTCTCGTCGCGCCTTTTGAACACGCGGACATGCCGGAGATCATCTTCAGTCGCCGTCTGCGCGATGCATCGGGACACTTCGGCGGCGCGGTCATGCTCTCGCTCGACCCCGGTTATCTGACGAGCAACTACGACACGGCGCGCATGGGCAAGCATGGTCTGCTCGCGGTGTTGGGCGCGGACGGCGTCGTGCGTGCGCAGCAGATCGGCGATACGGTCTCGTGGGGCCAACGCTATCCCGACGCGGCATTGCGCGCGGTGCGCGATACGCCGGTCAGCAACGCGGTCGTGCATGAGTGGGACAACGACGCACACCGCTATACCAGCGTGCGCGAACTGAACGGCTACGCGCTGATTGCGCTCGTCGGTCTCGACCAGGACGAACAACTCGCCGATTTTCGCAGCCGCCGGCGCGCCGACTTCATCTGGACGAGCGTGCTGAGTCTCGGCGTCATCGCGATCGCGTTCATTCTCAGTCGTTCGAGCTGGCAACTCGCTGTCAGCCGCCGACGCGAACGGCGCGCGCAACAGACTTACTACGCGGCATCCGAATCGAGCATCGACGCGTTCCTCGTGTTTCGCGACGAGCGCGGTCCGGCAGGCGAGATCGAGAAGTTCATTCTGACCGGCACCAACCGGCGCGGCGTCGAGATTCTCGGCGTGGCGCGCGAACGGTTGATCGGCAGCACGCTCGACGAAGCGTTCGTCGACGCGCGCGACGGCGGCGTCTTCGACGAGTTCGTCGAGGTGGCCGAGACGCTGCAGGTGCGCGAGCACGAATGGCAGTATCGGCGTGCGGATGGCGAGACGCTGTGGCTGCATCGGCAAGTGGTGCCGGTGGAAGACGGCGTCGTTGCCATCGTGCGCGATCTGAGCGCGCGCAAGCGGTCGGAAGCGCGCAGGCAGGAGCAGAGCCGAATCCTCGAAATGATCGCGAAGAGCGTGCCGCTCGAAGAAGTGCTCGTGCGCGTGGTGAGCGTGCTCGAAACGCAGATTCCCGGGTCGCGCTGCGCGGTGCTGCTGCGCGACGGCACGAGCAACTGGCTGCGCGTCGGCGCGGCGCCGAGCATGTCGGAGCGATACCGCGAAGTGGTCGGCCAGTCGCGTATCGACGAAGATGCGTTGTTGAGCGGCAAGGCCATTCATACGCGTCAGACGGTATGCGTGATCGACGTGGCGCGCGACGAGGCCCTGAGCCGCGAACTCGCGCGCTGCGGCCTCGCCGACGTCATGTCGTGCTGGGCCTTTCCCGTGCTCTCGCACGACGGTTCCGCGCTCGGCGTCATCACGCTGTATATGCAGGAGAAGCATTATCCGAGCGAGCCGGAATCGCAGGCGGTTGCGCTGTCGACGCGCATTGCGGGTATCGCGATTCAGCGCAGCGAGGCCGAGGAGCGCATTCGCCATATGGCGAACCACGACGCGCTCACCGGTTTGCCCAACCGCACGCTTCTAAGCGACCGTCTGAAGCAGGTGCTGTTGCAGGCGGAGCGTTATGGGCGCGGCGTGACGGTGATATTTATCGACCTCGATAACTTCAAGCTCATCAACGATAGCCTTGGCCACCGCGCGGGTGACGATCTCCTGCGCACGGTCGCTTCGCGCATGGTGCAATCGGTGCGCAGCACGGACACGGTCGTTCGTCTGGGCGGCGACGAATTCGTGATCGTGTTGCTCGAAGACGATCAGAGCGGCGCGGGCGTCACGGCCATGGTCGAGCGCTTGCGTCAGACCATTTTGCAGCCTGCGGAATTGCAGGGACAGCATTATCAGGTGAGCTGCAGCATGGGGCTTGCGAGCTATCCGAACGATGGCCGCGACGCCGACACGCTCCTCATGAACGCCGACGCCGCGATGTATCACGCGAAGGAAATGGGCCGCAACAATTACCAGGCCTACACAGCGGACATGAATCAGAAGGTGCATGAACGCCTGCGCTATCAGGAGCAGTTGCGTCACGCGCTTGCCAACGACGAGTTCCGGCTCGTGTATCAGCCGCAGGTGGATCTGGAGACGCATCGCGTATTCGGTGTGGAGACGCTGCTGCGCTGGGAGCATCCGACCGAAGGCCTGATCTCGCCCGCGACCTTCATCCCGATTGCGGAAGAAACGGGTTTGATTCTGCCGATTGGCGACTGGGTGCTACACGCGGCCTGCCGACAAAATCAGGCGTGGCAGGACGAAGGTCTGCCGCCGGTGACGGTGGCGGTGAACGTATCGGCGCGGCAGTTTCTGCAAAAGGAACTCGTGGAACGCGTGCGGCATGCGCTCGATGAAAGCGGGCTCGACCCGCAGTATCTCGAACTCGAGATTACCGAGAGCGTCATCATGCAGGATCTCGATGGCGCCATCGCGACCATGTGCCGGTTGCAGGAAATGGGCGTGAAGCTTTCCATCGACGACTTCGGCACCGGGTATTCGAGTCTCTCGGCGCTGAAGCATTTTCCGATAGCGCGTCTGAAGATCGATCAGTCGTTCGTGCGCGAGTTGCCGGGCGGCGACGACGATCGCGCCATCGTCATGGCCGTGATTTCGCTCGGACGCCAGCTCGATCTGAACGTGATCGCCGAAGGCGTGGAGAGCGAGCAACAGTTGAAGTTCCTGCAGGAAAACGCGTGTTCGGAGATTCAAGGGTATCGATACAGCCGTCCGCTCACGCCCGATGCCTTGAAGACGCTCTTGTTGCAGCCATTCGAGTGGCCCGCCGAAGCGGCTTGA
- a CDS encoding phosphate ABC transporter substrate-binding protein: MPLLKLIGTASLFAALCMCTSSAMADVVVVVSAKSPLTSLNESQIADIFLGRVGAFPSGDEAVPLDLPDDSPLRADFYRDCTGKSASQLRAYWSKLIFTGRAQPPREMADAAAVKRYLQARPSAIAYIDRKDVDASVKVVLSLRP, translated from the coding sequence ATGCCACTCCTCAAACTCATCGGAACAGCGTCGCTCTTCGCGGCCCTTTGTATGTGCACGTCATCGGCGATGGCGGATGTCGTGGTCGTCGTATCGGCAAAAAGTCCGCTCACGTCGCTCAACGAAAGTCAGATCGCGGATATCTTCCTCGGTCGCGTGGGCGCATTCCCCTCGGGCGACGAAGCCGTGCCGCTCGACTTGCCTGACGACTCGCCCTTGCGCGCCGATTTCTATCGCGATTGCACGGGAAAGTCGGCGTCGCAATTGCGCGCGTATTGGTCGAAGCTCATCTTCACTGGCCGCGCGCAACCGCCGCGCGAGATGGCCGACGCAGCCGCGGTCAAGCGTTATCTGCAAGCGCGTCCGTCCGCCATCGCCTACATCGACCGCAAGGATGTGGACGCGAGCGTGAAGGTCGTCCTCAGCCTGCGTCCGTGA
- a CDS encoding type VI secretion system Vgr family protein: MSWNIQTRTITFSSPALPETISRGVDRKPYRSQMLTARSVRGREAVGELFEYTVLAAVENPDLLRNPADAAQVDLERIAGARGTVAVQIEGIGTYRAGQKGNTGLANLGADTRYISGHIASARIICTEDRAAVYEFVLRPAAWRATLNKDSRIFKGSVTDVLEQLLGRYGVIDWRIAGPWSGKPVYPPRDFIRQAWESDWALAMRLMEEWGLFFWFEHDENRHTLVISDTLGGFQGHGIAYETLRYHTGERVDEEHISELSVTHTVTAGKATVNDHDYMQPRLRKSNMPMRREFEDAQGTASPRIEIYAPAEFAQPETDHAFPEANDMDEEGQHLARVKLQAARCTGLRAHGKGHLRGLQPGRTFTLTGYPQVKANREYIVLACELDITEIGTSSGAWRQYTVNTAFELQPATEYYRMPQVTPRPHVDDEYAVIVTPEHHKNQNYESWVDDKNRVLIQYDWDREARYDGSTSVWMRLATQWQGNEMGVVTPARAGQMVIVSHIHGDPDRPYVAAFVVDKYNMPPWKLPRNNALSGIRSQSLGDSFASNHLALDDTHDRMQAQLASDYAKSSLSLGFNTRIDGNEGRREARGAGFELRTDGHGAARAAKGLLLTTEARQNASGHALDMSETVARLTQARDIHESLSGLAQRHGAQDATRNQSDVAKSIKAANESIRGIGKANVNTGEFPEYEAPHLTLSSPAGIQTTTAGSTHVASGEDLAVTSGRNVSFAAARSMFASVLESVAVFAQKAGITLSAAAGKVRIEAQGDGMQVIGKKDVEVVSTDGWINLTAAKGIRLNGGGSVIEISPQGLRGFTGGEFVVHASTHATDAPQAKSVRLPVTPENPGRIAAHYVLIEHDTGFALPNQPYRITVDDGRVIEGVSNALGETTLVTSNEVALATVELFASSEPEKVIAFNTSIMLRDKDWSFGGAIPNANFKSAQIAGQTSKSPEQGATSKGQQPLFASCDPMNYGLRSYHFVRGARLEDSEMPIRRDVEYPVAKSYTAEIKEALKNIDWLSFKQPDGSVSTELKKIIESSVQFVLSRALGASPFGLPSGSLSSGGSMPRIEVPRLDEAINRYNMRPDVSASFVSHYWVIAIHEAEIAKVLAVADDSTALNGQLKSTADMLYHESRHSQQVFWMTALLRQYPSDYSIFSQISKLFKMIMPDAVFTSALETKVPNDDLSMYMSIITIRWIMLHHRD; encoded by the coding sequence ATGTCGTGGAATATTCAAACGCGCACCATCACGTTCAGCTCGCCCGCGCTACCAGAGACCATTAGCCGGGGAGTGGACCGCAAGCCTTATCGCAGCCAGATGCTCACAGCCCGTAGTGTCCGCGGACGCGAGGCGGTTGGCGAACTCTTCGAATACACCGTTCTAGCCGCAGTCGAAAACCCCGACTTGCTACGCAACCCTGCCGATGCCGCGCAGGTCGATCTGGAGCGCATTGCCGGAGCACGTGGCACGGTTGCCGTCCAGATAGAGGGGATCGGAACTTACCGCGCGGGCCAGAAGGGCAATACAGGGCTGGCCAATCTCGGCGCCGACACGCGCTATATCAGCGGTCACATTGCATCGGCCCGAATCATCTGCACGGAGGATCGCGCGGCGGTCTATGAGTTCGTGCTTCGTCCGGCCGCATGGCGAGCAACGCTCAACAAAGATTCGCGCATCTTCAAAGGTTCCGTTACCGACGTTCTCGAACAGCTTTTAGGGCGCTACGGCGTGATCGACTGGCGCATCGCCGGACCGTGGAGCGGCAAGCCGGTTTATCCGCCGCGGGACTTCATTCGACAGGCATGGGAGTCGGATTGGGCGCTGGCAATGCGGCTCATGGAGGAGTGGGGCTTGTTCTTTTGGTTCGAGCACGACGAGAATCGCCATACGCTGGTTATCTCCGACACGCTCGGCGGCTTTCAGGGACACGGCATCGCCTATGAGACGCTGCGTTATCACACGGGCGAGCGTGTCGATGAGGAACACATCAGCGAGCTGTCCGTAACTCATACGGTCACGGCGGGCAAGGCGACGGTCAACGATCACGACTACATGCAACCGCGCCTGAGAAAGAGCAATATGCCGATGCGTCGCGAGTTCGAGGATGCTCAGGGCACCGCGAGCCCACGCATCGAAATCTACGCGCCTGCAGAGTTTGCGCAACCCGAGACGGACCATGCCTTTCCAGAAGCGAACGACATGGACGAGGAAGGGCAGCACCTCGCGCGTGTGAAGCTTCAGGCGGCACGTTGCACGGGATTGCGCGCGCACGGCAAGGGCCATTTGCGCGGGCTTCAGCCGGGTCGCACCTTCACGCTGACCGGCTATCCGCAGGTGAAGGCGAATCGCGAGTACATCGTGCTTGCGTGTGAGCTCGACATCACGGAGATTGGGACGTCATCGGGCGCCTGGCGTCAGTACACCGTCAACACTGCGTTCGAACTTCAGCCGGCCACCGAGTATTACCGCATGCCGCAGGTGACGCCAAGGCCGCACGTCGACGACGAATACGCCGTGATCGTCACGCCGGAACACCACAAGAACCAGAACTACGAGTCATGGGTCGATGACAAGAACCGCGTCTTGATTCAGTACGATTGGGATCGTGAAGCCCGGTATGACGGCTCGACATCGGTGTGGATGCGTCTCGCCACGCAATGGCAAGGCAATGAGATGGGCGTGGTCACGCCGGCGCGCGCGGGACAGATGGTCATTGTGTCGCACATTCATGGCGACCCGGACCGCCCCTACGTCGCCGCGTTCGTGGTCGATAAGTACAACATGCCGCCCTGGAAGCTGCCGCGCAATAACGCGCTGAGTGGCATCCGCAGCCAGAGTTTGGGCGATAGCTTCGCCTCGAACCATCTCGCGCTGGACGATACACACGACAGGATGCAGGCGCAGCTTGCAAGCGATTACGCGAAGTCGAGTTTGAGTCTGGGGTTCAATACGCGCATCGACGGAAACGAAGGCCGACGCGAAGCGCGTGGTGCAGGGTTCGAGTTGCGCACGGACGGCCACGGAGCGGCGCGAGCGGCGAAGGGTTTGCTGTTGACGACCGAGGCTCGCCAGAATGCGAGTGGCCATGCACTCGACATGAGCGAGACGGTGGCGCGGCTGACGCAGGCGCGTGACATTCACGAGAGTCTCTCGGGTCTTGCACAGCGACATGGTGCGCAAGACGCCACGCGGAATCAGAGTGATGTAGCGAAGTCGATCAAGGCCGCGAACGAATCGATACGCGGCATCGGCAAAGCGAACGTCAATACCGGCGAATTTCCCGAGTATGAAGCGCCGCATTTGACGCTTTCGAGTCCGGCTGGCATTCAGACCACGACGGCAGGCAGCACGCACGTAGCAAGCGGTGAAGACCTTGCGGTGACGAGCGGGCGCAATGTCAGCTTCGCGGCGGCGCGTTCGATGTTTGCAAGCGTATTGGAATCGGTCGCTGTGTTCGCGCAGAAGGCCGGTATCACGCTGAGCGCTGCGGCGGGGAAGGTGCGGATCGAGGCGCAGGGCGATGGCATGCAGGTCATCGGCAAGAAGGACGTCGAGGTCGTTAGCACGGACGGGTGGATCAATCTGACTGCTGCGAAGGGGATTCGGCTGAACGGGGGTGGCAGTGTCATCGAGATAAGTCCGCAGGGGCTCCGAGGTTTCACCGGTGGCGAGTTCGTGGTCCACGCGAGCACTCATGCAACCGACGCGCCGCAGGCTAAATCGGTCCGCCTTCCCGTAACGCCTGAAAATCCCGGTCGGATCGCCGCTCACTATGTGTTGATCGAACACGACACCGGTTTCGCATTGCCAAACCAGCCCTACCGAATAACCGTTGATGATGGTCGCGTTATCGAAGGCGTCAGCAACGCCTTAGGGGAAACAACGCTCGTCACTAGTAATGAGGTCGCGCTGGCGACAGTCGAGCTATTTGCGAGCAGCGAACCGGAGAAGGTTATTGCTTTCAATACGTCCATCATGCTCCGCGACAAGGATTGGAGTTTTGGTGGTGCGATCCCGAATGCGAATTTTAAAAGCGCACAGATTGCTGGTCAGACTTCCAAATCTCCGGAACAAGGAGCTACTTCAAAAGGACAGCAACCGTTGTTTGCTTCATGCGATCCGATGAATTATGGCCTGCGCTCATACCACTTTGTACGCGGCGCGAGGCTAGAAGATTCAGAGATGCCAATCCGGCGGGATGTTGAATACCCTGTGGCAAAATCATACACGGCGGAGATTAAGGAGGCGCTCAAAAACATAGACTGGTTAAGCTTTAAGCAGCCGGATGGTTCGGTATCGACGGAACTCAAAAAAATCATTGAAAGCTCTGTCCAGTTCGTACTCTCAAGAGCGCTAGGAGCCAGCCCTTTTGGGTTGCCTTCAGGATCACTGAGCAGCGGTGGCAGCATGCCGCGTATTGAGGTTCCAAGGCTAGACGAAGCGATCAATCGGTACAACATGCGGCCTGATGTGAGCGCGTCGTTTGTCAGTCACTACTGGGTTATAGCAATTCACGAAGCTGAAATTGCCAAGGTTTTAGCTGTTGCCGATGATTCGACTGCGCTTAATGGGCAACTTAAGTCAACTGCTGACATGCTCTATCATGAATCGCGGCATTCCCAGCAGGTCTTTTGGATGACCGCACTTTTGCGACAATACCCGAGCGATTATTCAATTTTTTCGCAAATTAGTAAGCTTTTTAAAATGATAATGCCGGACGCCGTGTTCACATCGGCTCTTGAAACCAAGGTTCCGAACGATGACCTGTCAATGTATATGTCGATTATTACAATCCGCTGGATAATGCTTCACCACCGGGACTGA
- a CDS encoding PAAR domain-containing protein: MRDGLGRKVARLGDTTDHGGRVIQAAPNLKHRGIDVALDGHLTECPKCGGTYPIDATDARKHCGVRVAFIGDKTTCGATLVAA, encoded by the coding sequence ATGAGAGACGGATTAGGACGCAAAGTAGCCCGCTTGGGTGATACGACGGATCACGGCGGCCGAGTCATTCAAGCCGCCCCTAACCTTAAACATAGGGGAATTGATGTTGCGCTAGACGGCCACCTCACTGAATGCCCGAAATGCGGCGGCACTTATCCCATCGACGCGACCGATGCGCGCAAGCACTGCGGCGTGAGAGTCGCCTTCATCGGCGACAAGACCACGTGTGGCGCCACGCTCGTCGCTGCGTGA
- a CDS encoding transporter substrate-binding domain-containing protein, with translation MARAGQAASHEGGWRLWMPLAAVALFAAYLLSPLSASWRNSLADDRPFAAAYARGKLIVAVPSQPAPILTVGHVDRSVRAPEAYSAALAEALGRRAGLPVELVLAEQADARHAVQDGRADVAIAGLAFSPDASVAFAPGNYASGRGVALVLRHGNIQDWRDLEGRSICASRESPFAARAAHRYRAALQGFDRPLDALLAFQAGECAALVDDELVVRALLKQADWSYYRTLPGAVAPAPAFIASRGGDIASAAFIERTVNGWRRERWFTTVRQDQATRLAFEMFNAQNDLYCH, from the coding sequence ATGGCTAGAGCCGGACAAGCGGCGTCGCATGAAGGCGGCTGGCGGCTGTGGATGCCGCTTGCGGCAGTCGCGTTATTCGCCGCGTACTTGTTGTCGCCCTTGAGCGCAAGCTGGCGCAATTCACTCGCCGATGACCGGCCGTTCGCCGCCGCCTATGCACGCGGCAAGCTGATCGTCGCCGTGCCGTCCCAACCCGCGCCTATCCTGACCGTCGGCCACGTCGACCGTTCCGTGCGCGCACCCGAGGCATACTCCGCCGCGCTCGCCGAGGCACTCGGGCGCCGCGCCGGACTGCCCGTCGAACTCGTGTTAGCCGAACAAGCCGATGCGCGCCACGCCGTGCAAGACGGTCGCGCGGATGTCGCCATCGCCGGGCTGGCGTTTTCGCCGGATGCGTCCGTTGCCTTTGCGCCCGGCAACTACGCTTCGGGGCGAGGCGTTGCGCTCGTTCTTCGGCACGGCAACATTCAGGACTGGCGCGATCTCGAAGGCCGCTCGATCTGCGCGTCGCGCGAAAGTCCGTTTGCGGCGCGCGCCGCGCATCGGTATCGGGCGGCATTGCAGGGCTTCGACAGGCCGCTTGACGCATTGCTCGCGTTTCAGGCGGGAGAGTGCGCCGCGCTCGTGGACGATGAACTCGTCGTGCGCGCGCTCCTCAAGCAAGCCGACTGGTCGTACTACCGGACGCTGCCGGGCGCGGTTGCGCCCGCGCCGGCGTTCATCGCATCGCGTGGCGGCGATATCGCGAGCGCGGCGTTCATCGAACGGACGGTGAACGGGTGGCGGCGCGAGCGCTGGTTCACCACCGTGCGGCAGGATCAGGCCACTCGCCTCGCGTTCGAAATGTTCAACGCACAGAACGATTTGTATTGCCATTGA